Genomic window (Mustela erminea isolate mMusErm1 chromosome X, mMusErm1.Pri, whole genome shotgun sequence):
aaagaacTAGGTAGAACAAGTTTAGTGGCTCTGCCCACCCTAAGGACAGAGCCACTTACACCGCAGAACCACCGGGGGCCTCAGGCGCCTGCGGGGTGTCGGGAACTGGCTCCTCGGGGCTCAGACGAGACTGGAACTTCTCCAGCTGCTCTGGGCTCGCCAGGGTCTTCAAGAGGGTGTTCTCACGCTCCAGCTGGGAGTTCTTCTCCACCAGCTCTCGGATCTGCTCCTTCAGGATCTCCACCTCCTCTCTGACAGCATACATCAGATGATTCTTCACCAGATCCTGCCATGGGGAGGGAATCACAACAAAACCGTCCACTAGCCGTCACAGGCCCTCTGTGGCACCATCACCCGGCCATCTGGGTGTCCCCTGGGCCACACTGCACCGCAGCCTCCCCTCAGCATGCTGGTCCCCTGAAGCGCTTCGGCCGCCCCCAGGAGAACTGCACGATTGAGCCATGCCTGAGCTGGAAGCCCAGCTTTGAGCTGCACGGGATCCCCTTCTGCAAGTTTCTAGGGACTTCCAAAGCTGGCCTCTTAGAGGAGGCCTCTGTAGGCTGGCTGCTGGTGGTTGGCTCTAGCCCCACTGCCACCTAAGGTCCTGTCGCCAGTACACCACGCAGGGAGGACCTGCGGGCCACCGCATCGTCTGTCCGCTGTGCACCTCTCCCCAGGAGAGCCGAACTGCCTCTTCGGGGTGACCCAGCACACAGAGCTGGGGTGGCACCTGCAGTGCAGTCGGGTGCAACAGGATGCTGGCCCCGGGGGAAGGTGCCAGGACGGGCACATCTGCTCTGGATCTGAGGACCGTGCCAGGGGCAGGGAGCTGTGTCCCTGGAGAAGCAGTCACTAAGGGCTGGATGCCCCAAGCCCCTGCAGCCCTGTAGGCTGCTCGGTGGAGTCTGACCTCTACctggtgaggagagggagaaggggtggggtgcTTTGCTTCCTGTTTCCTCCTGACTCCTGACCCCAACCCCGCTCTGCAGAGGCACTGCAGTGCGCTTGCATCCAATGAGCTCTGGCCCACGCCAAATGCGGGCTGCAGACAAAATGCAAGTGTCTCAGCTCTCTGCCCTGCGCCCGCCTGGGGCGAGCTGGAGCCTGCAGCAAAcaccaggaggaagagaggagacagTCCACCAGGGCAGACTGCAAATGCCCTAAAAAGGTGGCCCTCTGACGGGGGCTACCTAGGGCCTccaaggagaggggaagcaggctgttgCCTTCCTCAGGCTCTTGGCAAACGGCTTTTGCACCCACCCCCCCAGTCCTGCCCCGAGTTACATAAACAGCAGCTAGGTCCGGGGATGGGGATGACGCAGGGATGCCACTCACCATGGCCTGCTCGATTTTGTTGTCTATGGCCACCACGCTGGCTCCAGAGGCACTGCCGAGACAAAAAGCAAAGCGACCGCGTTACCCACTTGGTTCCACTCTGAGCACCTGGCAGCTGTGACCAAAGTCCTCCATCTGCCCCGGTTCTTCCTCTCTCCCGCCTCCCTGGCCCGGAGTCCCGGGCACTTTGTCCCCCAGGACCCCGGGGGAAGCGGCACCTCTCCAGCTGGGCTGGCTCCCCGCCGCAGCCGCCCAGAGCTCCGCGTGGAGCCGCGCGCGGGTCCCGGAGCGCACGGGCCAACGGGGCCTGCTTGGCCGGCCGGAGCGACAGGCAAACAATGGGGGCGCGCGGCGCAGGGAGGCCCCCCCATCCCCGCTGGAGGCCCATCCCGGCGCCGGCCCAGAAGGGTCCCAGGCGGACCTACCGCACCCCGAAGCTAGCTAGGAATTCCTTCTCGGCTCGGAAGCTTCCGGCCTGCTCCCCGGCAGCGCAAGGCGCGCggccagccccctgcccagcccggccccgccgcccctctgcctgccgctgcctCTGCCTCGGGCTGCGGCAGCTTCTTCTCAAGGCGCAGCGGCCGCAGGGACGCTCCGACGGCGGCTCCCAGCGCGGCGGTGACCCCCCCTTGCGTCCCCTACCCCCGCCCCTTCCCAGGATGCTGCACCGCAGGGAACGGGGATCGGCGGCGCACGGCTCGCTCGGAGATCCCGCTCGCAGCCCAGCCCCCGCCGGCGCCTCGGCTCCGGGGGAGCCGTGGCCAGTGGTTTACCTGTTATCCAGCTTAACGGAAACCACATCCCCTCcaagcagggaagagaagaaggagatgTTGAAATTGTGCAGCTGATAGACCGCCACCTCCATGGGGGTCTGATACATTTCGGCATTCATGGCTCGGGCGGCTGCGGAGCTCTGGCGGGGCTGGGCGGGCTGGGCGGGCTGGGCGGCTGCCGGCTGCGGGCGCGCTGCACGGGGCTGGGCTCTGCAAGGCGAGCCTGGGGGCTACGTGGGGGGCGAAGGCTGCCGATCGGACCCGAAGGCAGGCAGACTCTTCAGAGTTGAAAGGAAGTGACTCCAGGGGTGTCACCTAGTGTGTCACAAACTCCACAGCCGCCAGTCCAACCCAGACTCGGAGATATTTCGGAGCCTGCTTCTTTATATAGGAGGAGCCGGCTGCGTCACATGGCGTCAGGGGCCATGCAAATGAGTCCTGTACCGGGCTTTGCGGTCCAGTTAAACCACATCCCCTCCCTGAACCGTAGGCTAGGACTGTAAACAGTTCAGCACTTTCCTGTGCCAACTGGCATCTCCAAAGAGGGCTCTGGAGATTGGTAAAAACCAAACTGGAACGGATTCTTCCAGAAGTAAGTACGGGTGCCCTAACCAGAGCAAAGAGCGTTCAGTAAAGGGGAGCACTGGTTTTCAAAGCTCTTCTTCAGGTGTCAGCCGGCATATCCCCCATGGCTTTGCAATGCCAACTGCAAACCACACGCCCTGGATACCCACCCGCACCGTCAGGAGGCTCACCTACTTCCCGCCGCCTGCCTTCTCTTCTGCAAACATACTTTGTCTCCTGCATGTCCCATCACCCAGCCAGCTGGCCCGCTGGTGTGCCCCCAAACCCAGAAACTATGCACTGACCCCCTCCTTTGGATGTACCCTTCTGTATGCTGACACATGCATAGATCTGTGACATGGCCGGGACAAGAGAGTGTCCCAAGAACTCAGATGAGTGGGAAGTATGTACGAGGGGGAAGCTGGGGGCCAGGTGGGAGAcagaagaggtggggggggggaagcagggaatGAGGGCTGGAATGACCACAAGACACCAACCCCCTTTCCTTTAGTCTCCACACCCTACTCTGCAGAGAAAATGCATTGAAGATTATCCCGAATTTCATGTCCGTATTGTTAAAAACAAGATCTTGTCACTTTCCTATAcagagcaaatgaaaacaaaactacaaaacaaggCCAACTTACAAATCATCCCAGgaaaacatttccttggtgaAGGGTCCAGCCATTGGTAGGGTTAAGAGGCTACTTCAGGAGCACACCGATTCCGGGTTACAAGGAAAATGAGGTGATTGTGGCCTACTCAGAGTTATGTATGTTTCcatcaaaatacattttacttcttttcagcctggagcttaaaaaataaaagggggcaGAGGTTTGAGGTGCTTTGCTCCTACTCGGTCCTAAGTGAGGCCACCTGGTGGACAGAGGCGGCATTGCAGCCAGAGGGAGCAGCGCAGCCTGAAGAAGGAACAGGTGATGATGCAACCGCAAGTATTATTTACACCAACTCAGGGCCATAAGGAGAACATTGGGTTCCACCACACATACAATAGTCTGGATGAAGCTAGGGCCAGTGCCCATGAATCAGTCTATGATTCAGGCTGTGGTCCAAAGAAATACCCTCATGCAATCATGCTACTGGAAAAGTACTAGGACCTCTTATCAGCAAAGAAGGTAATTATTATTTGCCTCAGGATATTTCTCCTAACCAGGTGCCTGGCACCGACACCCTGGCCGAGGCCCCAGTTAGGCCCAGTCTTAAGGCCTTGCTTTTCTCCAGGCGGCCGGTGCACTTATGCCAAGGAACAGCCCATATGGGCCACCATGATGCAGGGCTCCCACTGGGTCGCACAGGTGGTAACAAATGCACGGGGCCAGTCTCTGGGCAAAGCCAAGCAAACCTATCTCAGCAGCCCAGGCTGGTGTTTTTCTTCACCCTGGGTGAGGTAGGAGACCCTCCCAATCTCAGGATATTATGTTGCCTTTGGGTCACAAGCTCTCCCAACAAGGTGTTTATTTGCACACAGCTGTGTGTAGTAGGCAGAACAAAGGGCAGACTCTATTTATAGGTCATCGAGAACATTagctgaggagaaaaaaaaaggtttcttaaaTCAGCAGCTTAATTGATACTGGAATTGCCTGATAAAGTAATCTGCCCTCTGTGCCACACAGAGCTTTCTTGGCCCCGGGAAGTCTCTCAGACTTGCCACTGGCTAGTAAATCTGTCTTAAACTTGCTCCCCACCCCGAAGATTCCAAGGgagatgatgaaaagaaaaagagggagatgaATAAGCTGGGTTGGTGGAAGAAAAACCACCCCCCAGGGAGACAAGGCATAGGACAAGTCGTAGCTCCTTCCAGGGGGACTCCCTTAtatggaggcagaggcagagaaatcaAGGTAgtttgggaaggaaaaggaaaagaagtaaagttTGTAAGCAAGGCTGTGTTTGAATTGTAACTTAATGATACTTCAATTCCAAATAAGTGTAtgaaggaacacctgggtggcttggtcggttaaacttgtgactcttggtttcagctcaggtcatgatcccagggtcgtgagactgagctccatgttGAGCCCCATGGGCTCCACCGCActaagtgcagagtctgctggagcttctctccctccccctctgtccccaccacccattcatgcatgcacacattctctctaaaaataaataaataattttttctaaaaaaaaagctGAGTTTAAGAGCCACTGACAGTCATGGCTACCAGTAAGTGAGCGTCAGCTATAGGCCAGACATTTGTGCCAGCCACAACACAAAGCCTGTGGTGTAGGCACTGTcaccatcattttacagatgaagaaaccaagggtCTGAGAGGCTACCTTGCCCAAGAAAGCACAGCTAATACCTTATAGAGCTGGGACTCCAATCCAGAGACCAAGTTTGTTCCTACCACACTTAGTAGTGGGGTAGGGGTTAGGCGTGTTGAGTAAGTAAATTAAtgcggggggggggtgctgggttGGAGGTGCCAGAAAGGTGGTGAGGAGGAAGCAAGGATGAAGGGCAGGACAAGTGGTCCAGAGGGCGGCTCTAAGTTGGGTCAGCACAGCCAGCTTTTCTGACACTCGTGGCAGGGGACAGCAGCATCGGGGACCAGAAGCATAACCAAAGTGTCCGAGTGAACCTTATAGGGGGGCTGGGCTCACCCACATCATTTCAAAAGGCAGCCCCACAGTCCTCAAAGAAAGCTCGCTCTGTCTAGGAAATAGGAGCTATTAATCCAACCGGGTGGCTCCCACAGTGGAAATATGTAGCCCTGGGGTAGACGAGATCCCAAATAAGGGAAGTAGTCTGAGAATAATAATCATAGTCCAGTCAAACCTCCTGTTCCTAGGGCCCCACTGACTGGTATCCTTaatgccccccctcccccggcaccTCGAGTATTCCTGCTGTGCTCAGCATTTAGGAGAATGAAGCAACCGCAAGAAAACAAGCTCCTTTCGGGgatgtagttttaaaaaacagcttcGGCAAGGGATGTCCCAGGTTCAGCCCACACTCAGTCGATCTCTCATTCCCTCTACACGTCATGTTTGCCAGCTGCCAGCAAAGTGAGGCATGATCACCTTGAGGCCTTAGGATCCACCATTAGCAAAGGAAATGATGGCTGGATCCCAGAGCTCGCTAAGGCAAGACAATGCACCTAGAAGTCCCTGAAGAGGGATTTTTCAGacaagggctgggaggagggggagagaggcaggaggaggaggaatctgAAAGGTTTTCTGCTTAACCCCTGGCACACTAGAAAATTCCTCTGCCCAGAAAATCTGCGCCAAACCTTGCAGCAAGCAAGTGCAAGTTAGTGCTGTACAAGATATCTATGTTCTGATCTAACTTTTCTGAGTGAAGTGCGGATCCACGGGGCTCTCTGTGTCCCTATGTCGTGTGGAGGTGAGCCCCATGCAGGAAACAGTGGGCTAGGGATTCGACAGCCTAGCAACCCTGTGTGAATGCATCCTGATTCCCTCTCTTCCACCCTACACCCAACATCCTGGGCTGGACCCAGAGCCAGCCTAGTGACAGCACCCGAGGCTGACAAGCCAGGTCCTTCGCTGGCCCTCAGGTCTGGCCCTCCGGCCATGGGATGCTGCAATGAAACAGACACGGCCACCCCACCCTCTCTCAGGGGCGACCTTCTAGATGCAGGGTGGCCATCACGAGGACAGGGCCACCTTCCTCCGTTTTAGGAGGACCTGGACACGGACTTGTTTGAGCTGGAAGAAGTGTCTCAGCATTCTTACAGGTCTGGTCTGTTCCCGCTCAAAAAGCCAGACTCTCTAAGACAAGAGTGCTTCCTACTCGGGGTTCCCACGGGAAGGCGGGACAGAGACTGGGCAGTCTGGGTAGCAGAACTCGTGGGCCCGATCTCAGCACCCCGCTgagaggtggggagcagactAGGGGTGGGTGCGTGCGGTAGGGCTGGGGGGGGTGGCGGTGAGGGGGAACATCTCACTTCCCTTTTTGTCACACTTGAAGCATTGTGTACCACGCAGCCCAAAGGAAACTCTTTATAGGCAagtcttccttattttctatgGGGAATGTTCCGCCCAAAGATTTTGCCGACGTTGCCAGCGAAACACAGGGTCTTGTGTCAGGAGAAGCGGAAAAAGACACGGTGTGAGAGGTGCAGGACAAGCCACAAAGCAAACACAGGGGTAGGAGCTGGAAAAGGACATCAGAAAGGATATTAAGCACTGGAGCGTTAGCACAGTTAATGGGACGGCTGAAAACAGCCCTCCCCACTGACTCCTCCACCCCGGCCCCCTTCCGGCTGAAGCTCTGTCTACCTCTAATTACTTACTTGTCCCTTTTTCTGAAGAGGCTGGGGGAATAAGGAGGCTGAAATGCCATCGCTTAATTTGTCCTTGCTTCTGTCttatcttctctcttcccctctggttCCCCTCCAGTGTGGAAGACCAGAGACAGGAAGGCCACTGCCTCTTACATCGTTCCTCTGGCTTCATGGAAAATCCCCAAAGTCCAGAAGGAGGGAAGCAAGAAGGAAAGACGGTGACAGAGAAAGTGCCTTGTCCTCTGTGGGTCATGTGAACTGCCCCGCATGGCCAAGGCCCAGAACCCCCGACTCTGGGGGGCAGGAAAACGGGGAGGAGGATGTGGACACAGATGCGGAAGGCGATGGTGGGAGGGACCCCGAGGAGAACCCCCGTGGAGAAGGCCGCTGTCTTGGAGAAGCAGCTCCAACAACCGATTTGGGCCAAACCCTGACACCAAATGACGACAGGAGCAATGAATCGTGCCTTTCAGCTCTCTCGCCGACAGGGTCCCATGCAAGCTTCACAAACAATCTCCGAGTGACGCGAGGGATGACAGGCAGAACCAAACCCCATTCTGACAGGGCAGTCCGTCCCCTCCCCCTCATTCGGAGAGGTTCAAAAGTGCTCTTGTCCCAACCATCTTTGTCACCCCAGCTTTGGTGGCGAACCGTGAAGGGGAGGGCGTTTGTCCTGGTGTCTCAGCGAGACTGAAAGTCTTGGCAACATGACCCATGAATGCTGTTTAGTTCAGTGGCTCTTAAATCTCATGAACCTTGTGTCAGTATTATGCCCGTCTCCCTTCACTTTATGCCTTGCAACTGGGCAAGTTCACCTCCAGACTTTTTCCAagctcttttctcattttccaccCTCCACACTTACCCAGCTCCTGGCCAGAAACAGATATTCCTGAGGAAGAGACTGCAAAATTCACCTCGGTGAATGGGatcgcctcctcctcctcctgcctctctacATTGTCCTGATCATTCAAGTTGGTTCAACTCGATTCAGTTCAAGATTGACTGAATGCCTATTCAAAGTGCAAGGCCTGTATCAGGGAAACTGAACCAAGCAAACCAACCAACTGGTAGTACAAGTCAAAAATTGTGCTTCCTTCCAGAATATTCTGGAAGGAATATTCAGGGTTTGGTCTCAGCGAAATATTTGCTTCAGGGGGAAAAAGCCCAGGGctcggggagggaggaggggaatggTAGCTCGGGGTTCGGGATGGTGGCACCCCTGCCATCCCTGGGCATCCCTTCATTCCTCAGAATTGGCTCTGCTTTTTATCTCCCCACCCTGGCCTTTAGCCCATGCTCATCTCGATGGGGATAACAGAGAAGCCACAAAGCTTGAAGTGTCTATGGAGTTCTGTGGGACTGGAGACTCCTCTGACATTGTGGCCCACAGGCagtctccctctgatcctcttcCTGAAAGCTCAGGGTTTGTGAACTGAGGGGTTTGTAAACCTTGTTTGCAAACAAAGCATAGATCTTCACTCTCTGAGAGGGATGTCCATGTTTCGGGTTGGGGTCACCTCTACCTGCCAACCTCTCGGCCTTCCTTCCTTGGCTGGCTCCTCCTGGTCTTAACCTTCGTTCCACTTCACCCTCCCAGACCTGCACCATCTTCAGGCAGGCCAACGGCCTCCCCTGGCCCAAGAACGGTCTTGTTCCCACCCTCTGGGAATCCCAGCCCACGGCAGCAGCCTGCCCAGGGGCAGGGAAAGCACGCCGCAAGAACATGGCCACTCTTCCTGTTTGCACCAGCCCTCCACCAGCCCAGCTGAGCCAGGGAGAACTGGCAGggcctctccccatcccttctgCTCTGTGCAGCAGCCCCAAGAGCTAAAATTCCAAGCCATTTTTTCCCCTGGCAGTTGCCAGGGTTACTTCGAGTGGTATGTGAAGGACTTGGGGCTATTGGCAATGCTTAGAAGACAAGAACCAGGAGGATCTTGTTGGGGCCGTGGGGCCAGCAGACAAGAGGCCCATGAAGAGGCCAAGGTGGAGCACCCGGCTCCACTGTGGGCCCTGCTAGAGAATGGGTGACCTTTGTAGTGATACAGGTTTCCTGGGGAACAACAGGGCAATAATAATGCCAGCCTCTTTAGGCGCTTGGGCTCATTATAAGCCTCCCCGGCCTCTCGAATTGTATGCCCCAGGCCCTCGCTTACCTCACAGCAGAGCTATTCACCAAGGGCTCACTTGAGGTAGCTCCTTGATCCTCTGTGGTGGGCCCCTCTGACTGGTGAAGAGGGGCTCTGCTGATTGCAAAGGGCCTCCCGCTCTCcagccacctcccacccccatcccggaGCTTCCCGGGTGGAAAGAAGGCAGCCTAGCCGGGGTGACggcaggggcaggaggacatGGGGGACACACTACCGGGccgaagagaaaagaagaagagacacGAGGCAAGCTCCTCCCTGGGCAGCCTCCCCCGCCACCACCCCCAGCCACGGGAACAGTGTCAGGGAACTCAGAGGATTCTTGGGAGCATCCAGGAAAGCCTCCTGGCCTGGTCTGAGAGTCGCTGACAAGGAATACACATACCTCCTCgggaggaaagagaagcacaggcgcacacacacatgtatgcaaaCTCTCTCAGCTTCTCACCATGTCCCATTCACAGAGACAGGCGGGAGCAGAGCATCTCGCCTATCCTCCCTCTTTGCCTCCCTGTCTCCACGGCTCTCTCACTGTTGCCAGCTTCTTCCTGACCAGAAAGAAGTAGAAAGGCAACAGGACACGGCAAGATGGCAAGGCAGGACGCGCTAGACCAAGCCAGAGGATAAAAGACATAGCCCTTGTTCTCTCCGCCATCCAGAGCTGGCCGTACAAGAGGCAGGTATCACAGGCGGGGGGTGGCGGACGAGCTCCAGCCTCACACTGCACACCAGGAACAGGAAGCCCTAGTGCCGCTGGGCCCACGGGTTTCACAGATGTCaatcacacatgaaaataaaagagaaataaaaaaatcaagcacTACGTGTACACAAGCATATGAACGCCTAAGAAATGGCTCTCCTGGGCTCCCCAGGAGGGCAGTTTTAACTAGAGCCAGCCCCATCCTAGATGCCTTGTGGGACTGGCTACCCGAGAAGTGGGATTTGAAGGGCACTGAGAAAAAGTCCTCTCAGTACAAGCTATTTGCCTGGCCGGACTACTGTAGTGCCTACAAACGTCACCGTCCTAGTTAGACTCCCGAGTTTTCTAACGATCATCCCGGGACCTCTTTATAATTTGAAGAATTAGGAACGCTTTTTTCCCCTCCACGCCAAAGTCCTAGGAAAAGGCCACTGTCTGCCACTATCACTAACACTCAAGGAGGAACTCAATTTTCATATTACTTTCAACAGAGTGGTCAGTGGTCAGACCAGCACCAGAAGGCCAGTGGGCACACAGCAGGGAGACCTTGCTGGTGGGtttcagagggaaagaaatgggTCCCCATGAGGTTCTCAATATCAGGATCACCTGGGGCAGCTTGTGAAGAATCCGGatgtcctgggctccagccctggaATACCCAGTGGGAAGCTGTATGGCGTGGGGAGGGTGTTTTCAGATGGGTTGAAAGCAGCTCTTCTGTCCCTGGTCCCTGAAACTGCTTTTGGGAACCACTGGCCTAAAGGTAACAGCTAACACAGGGTCTACCCAAAGAGTCCCCAGAGTGTCAGGGTCACCAAGACCTACTTTGGGTGATACACTGCGATGGGGTTCGGCATATTCCAGGCCGCCTGTCTGTTGGCCTTTCACTCCTGAAAACTTTATCAGAACACAGATGAGGGCTGTTAGGCTAACCCGAACGTGCTCTGATTTGTAAATCAGTCTCTGGTAAATTCTGTCTGTGAGGGGGACCAGATTGCTTCTGAGTCCCTTCACGGCTATTGGTGGGAACTGTGAGCCTCAGAGGCTGGGGGTGCGGCGGGTGGGCATCCCAGGGCGGGGAGAAGAACctcggggagagggagaaaagagggaagggctGATGTTTGTCCAACAGCACAGTTCGGTCAATtagcccagccctgcctcccctctaCAAAAgccagctctctgcctgccttgtggTTGTCACCACCAGGTCAAATGTGGGTCCATTCGTTCCCAGGTTGGCTGGAGGAGTGTGACTCATCGCCCCCGTCAGGAGCCTGCTGGGGCTGACTGCAGAGTCACCGGGATCTCTGCAAACATGCTCATCCCCACCCTGATCCCAACCTCAGCTCCCCTGGCCCTGCCGTCCTCACCCCTCCTATGGCTTTCGAGCTCCTCCCTGGCAAGAAGGCTGCCCCCACTGCCCGCTGACTCCCCTCTCCCaagggagggcagaaggggaaTTCGATGCTCTCTGCAGCACGCATCCGGCCtgtgttttggtattttattttatttttatgtttcatttacaCTGCCTGCTAGGTTTGGGGCTTAAATAAACAAAGGCCTGGACTTCCTGGTCCCGGTCAGCAACAGAATGACCCTTTTAACCTCTTCTCTTGCTCCCTGAgatgggcagggcaggggggtggggttggaagAGAAAGATATTTTGGGTCCAAAGCCTGGAAATGCTTAGTGCCAGTTTAaaacaccacccccaccccggcccttcTCGACAACATGAATGTTTAGTCCCGAAGCCACCTTACCAAGTACAGACTTGTTTTTAAAGGCCACGGCAGCAATGTTAAGGGTAaagcacaaaaatggaaaattcagagtatttgtattgattttttggagaaaaaataatctaCCTTCGGACATCTCTGTCCCACCAAGCCAAGACAGAAGGGCCCAGGTCTTTGAGGGCGGAGCAGCTCTACGTGCCCGTGGACTGGGCAGAGCGCGGCGGGCCTGCCTGAGGAAAGGCTCCCTGCCAAAGCTCATACAccttaaaaaataagaggaaCACTGGCCCTtatgtcctgggatagagttctcACAGCAAAGTAACGAATCCTGGTCAACAGTTCTGACATCCTGTTATTTGctaaaactaataatactgtGAAGTTTGTTGACAGACTTGCAGAAGAGCTAAAGTAAATATGGAAACTGAGGAA
Coding sequences:
- the TSC22D3 gene encoding TSC22 domain family protein 3 isoform X2, encoding MNAEMYQTPMEVAVYQLHNFNISFFSSLLGGDVVSVKLDNSASGASVVAIDNKIEQAMDLVKNHLMYAVREEVEILKEQIRELVEKNSQLERENTLLKTLASPEQLEKFQSRLSPEEPVPDTPQAPEAPGGSAV